The genomic window GCTAGATATATCAAATTATTGTTATACGGACAATGATTATGATAGTAAAAGGGGTGGAGTAGTATGGATATTTGGTCAAACGCTTATATACCCAGGGATCTATAGTTATCCAGAAGTTTATATCAAGCTTAAATTAAATAGTAAGGTGATTTGTTTATCTTTTCATGAAAAAGAATATCCTTTAGAGTATCCGTATAATTGATCAGAAATTATGTAATCAAATTATAACGATGAGATGAATAAATAATTAAAGAAAATAAACCTTTTATGGGGGGATTCATATGAATAATAAAAATATAATGGAGTACTGTTATAACTGTGATGAGGATAAGCCTGTAATCATCAAAGAAGAATCTATAAAAATAACTATTAAAGACATTGAAATTGATTTTGTTGGTAAAGTAGCCTACTGCAAAGAATGTGGAGAAGAAGTATATATTTCTCAAATAGACGATGAAAA from Inediibacterium massiliense includes these protein-coding regions:
- a CDS encoding type II toxin-antitoxin system MqsR family toxin, translated to MITGSWIEDPESVEAFLVEMKNRIQDSYENVKIIKRMRSEDKTFNFQVQYGLTHEIICKELLKLDISNYCYTDNDYDSKRGGVVWIFGQTLIYPGIYSYPEVYIKLKLNSKVICLSFHEKEYPLEYPYN